A region of Desulfobacterales bacterium DNA encodes the following proteins:
- a CDS encoding phenylacetate--CoA ligase family protein — translation MIKFILAFYDSMIRLHVNPKLSVSIQKKLTEKRVVNAVRQAYFNVPYYTEIYDKAGVNINAIRTIEDLKKLPMITKDEIRENFPDKIVARGTDLKKCHYSATTGSTGRSLPFVYSPKTYAYYIATNMRVHTMIGYKPWKHKIAYIKYTAINTPGSDGPFFKSVHIPSIIPVENQIAMLKEAKADYIIGYASIVYEISQKISKNDLKVIKPKFILVNSELSTQDQRDFIASVFNCPVYDEYSTEETWMVASQCKNKNYHLFIDNVWVEFLDKDGNEVGPYETGEMVLTTLQSPVMPFIRYRIGDLGQKSDKLCSCGSKLPILHSFEGRADDSFILPSGKFVSSLKLLNTFTKYIKKYLHLMEEFKVIQKEKGLIVIELVKGKEYDENKFNELIHALEEILGEPVTIKVEFVDNINLHGSIKRKAIESWVKVK, via the coding sequence ATGATAAAATTTATATTAGCATTTTATGATTCAATGATACGACTTCATGTAAATCCTAAATTATCAGTTTCAATACAAAAAAAACTTACTGAAAAAAGAGTCGTTAATGCTGTAAGGCAAGCTTATTTTAATGTGCCATACTATACAGAAATATACGATAAAGCTGGCGTCAATATAAATGCCATCCGTACAATTGAAGATTTAAAAAAACTTCCCATGATAACAAAGGATGAAATAAGAGAAAATTTTCCAGATAAAATTGTTGCTCGAGGTACGGATTTAAAAAAATGTCATTATTCTGCAACAACTGGTTCAACTGGACGGTCGCTTCCTTTTGTTTATTCTCCAAAAACTTATGCCTATTATATAGCTACGAACATGAGGGTTCATACAATGATTGGCTATAAGCCTTGGAAGCACAAAATAGCCTATATAAAATATACAGCTATAAATACTCCAGGCTCTGACGGCCCCTTTTTTAAAAGTGTTCATATACCATCGATAATTCCAGTTGAAAATCAAATAGCAATGCTTAAAGAAGCTAAGGCAGATTACATAATTGGTTATGCTTCAATAGTTTATGAGATTTCCCAAAAAATTTCAAAAAATGATTTAAAGGTTATTAAGCCTAAATTTATACTTGTAAATTCCGAGTTATCAACTCAAGATCAAAGGGATTTCATAGCCAGCGTATTTAACTGTCCTGTTTATGATGAATATTCAACTGAAGAAACATGGATGGTGGCGTCTCAATGCAAAAATAAAAATTATCATCTTTTTATTGATAATGTATGGGTAGAATTCTTGGATAAAGACGGAAATGAAGTTGGACCTTATGAAACAGGAGAAATGGTTTTAACTACTCTTCAAAGCCCAGTTATGCCTTTTATTCGTTATAGAATAGGAGATTTAGGCCAAAAAAGTGATAAATTATGTTCTTGTGGTTCAAAGCTTCCGATACTTCATTCTTTTGAAGGTCGTGCTGATGATTCTTTTATACTTCCAAGCGGAAAATTTGTGTCATCATTAAAGCTTTTAAATACTTTTACAAAATATATAAAAAAATATCTTCATTTAATGGAAGAATTTAAAGTTATACAAAAAGAAAAAGGTCTTATTGTAATAGAGCTTGTAAAAGGTAAAGAATACGATGAAAATAAGTTTAATGAGCTTATTCATGCCCTTGAAGAAATACTTGGAGAGCCAGTTACAATAAAGGTTGAATTTGTTGATAATATAAATCTTCATGGTTCAATTAAGAGAAAAGCTATTGAATCATGGGTTAAAGTAAAATAA